A genomic window from Quercus lobata isolate SW786 chromosome 10, ValleyOak3.0 Primary Assembly, whole genome shotgun sequence includes:
- the LOC115965619 gene encoding G-type lectin S-receptor-like serine/threonine-protein kinase At5g35370, whose translation MGCLFSCFFFICCVFLPSFAFSGPISTHSISPNFTVSNIQFIDYSGTFLLSPNGTFKATIDAKPLSSYFYFSIVHTASNTTIWSANRNAPMSNSDKLSLTTNGLTITNQAGKVLWSTPPLSSEVSAMQVLETGNLMLVDAKNVTLWESFDYPTDTIVMGQPIPVGKSLESAVTGEDMSVGDYLLQLTDSDVVLQWNRMTYWKLSMDTKAYKNSNGAVSLMLMNGTGLYLLASDESKVVIQVAFTGPSGFRIGKLGFEGRFSISSFVRNKWMLEFAGPVEKCDIPFICGEIGLCTRIPLMAECSCPTKFSSQTNRCMPVDSSLSLPSACNATSTGSQLNSSISYLGLGQDMDYFFNDFREPAKNDINLSVCQDLCSQNCSCLAVFHRNSSGSCYLLENQLGSLISTANSENDRFGYIKVLGNFPPQNPIEQKGNRKHHFPIAGLVLLPSTGFLLLTAFVFLAVQWLWKNRLSKTRTAKLARLNSSSSAELQMISIPGIPRRFDYEELAAATQNFKTQIGRGGFGTVYKGTLTDQTIVAVKKITSSGVQGKKEFLTEISIIGKIHHVNLVRLTGFCARGRQRFLVLEYMNRGSLDSTLFGNGPVLQWQERVDIALGTARGLAYLHGGCEHRIIHCDVKPENILLHGNLQVKISDFGISKLISREQSTIFTTMRGTRGYLAPEWLTSAAISNKVDVYSYGMVLLEIVSGRNNCSLQTCGHITENNDIEGGLSSYSSSSEFRLYYFPLIALEMHERRRYLELADPRLEGGVANEEVEKLVRIALCCVHQDPALRPTMANVVGMLEGELPLGEPRVESLNFLRAYGQRFTETATMEGPSSNVATIATYNSLSYISSQQISGLR comes from the coding sequence ATGGGCTGCCTTTTCTCTTGCTTCTTCTTTATATGCTGCGTTTTCCTCCCAAGTTTTGCCTTCTCAGGCCCCATCTCCACCCACTCGATCAGCCCCAACTTCACTGTCTCCAATATCCAATTCATCGACTACTCGGGCACTTTCTTGCTCTCTCCAAATGGCACATTCAAAGCCACAATTGATGCCAAACCATTATCCTCATACTTTTACTTCTCCATCGTCCACACTGCTTCCAACACCACAATCTGGTCTGCAAACCGTAACGCACCCATGTCAAATTCTGACAAGTTGTCACTAACTACCAACGGCCTCACAATCACAAACCAGGCTGGTAAAGTTCTATGGTCAACCCCGCCTTTGAGTTCTGAGGTTTCTGCTATGCAGGTTTTAGAGACAGGAAACCTCATGTTGGTTGATGCAAAAAACGTTACGCTGTGGGAGAGTTTTGATTATCCAACGGACACCATTGTCATGGGACAGCCTATTCCAGTTGGAAAATCATTGGAAAGCGCTGTGACAGGCGAGGATATGTCGGTGGGTGATTATCTGCTCCAGCTTACTGACAGTGATGTCGTGCTGCAATGGAATAGGATGACTTATTGGAAATTGTCCATGGATACAAAGGCTTACAAAAACTCCAATGGGGCAGTATCGTTGATGTTGATGAATGGTACTGGTTTGTATTTGCTAGCAAGTGATGAATCTAAGGTTGTGATTCAGGTAGCTTTCACTGGTCCATCGGGATTTCGGATAGGTAAGTTGGGTTTTGAAGGAAGATTTAGCATAAGCAGCTTTGTGAGAAATAAATGGATGCTAGAATTTGCGGGACCAGTTGAAAAGTGTGATATTCCTTTCATTTGCGGAGAAATTGGATTGTGCACGAGAATCCCTTTGATGGCAGAATGCTCTTGTCCAACAAAATTCAGTAGTCAAACCAATCGTTGCATGCCAGTGGATAGTTCACTATCTCTGCCTTCAGCTTGTAATGCAACTAGTACTGGCAGTCAATTGAATTCCTCGATTTCCTATCTGGGACTGGGCCAAGACATggactatttttttaatgatttcagGGAGCCTGctaaaaatgacataaatttaTCGGTTTGCCAAGATTTATGTTCTCAAAATTGTTCTTGTCTGGCCGTTTTCCATAGAAATTCTTCTGGTTCTTGTTACCTTCTTGAAAACCAATTAGGTTCTCTCATTTCCACCGCCAACAGTGAGAATGATCGTTTTGGGTATATAAAAGTTTTGGGAAACTTTCCTCCTCAAAACCCGATTGAGCAAAAGGGAAATCGGAAACATCACTTCCCAATTGCCGGTTTGGTACTTCTACCTTCAACTGGATTCTTACTATTAACAGCCTTTGTATTCCTTGCAGTCCAGTGGTTATGGAAAAATAGGCTTTCTAAAACCAGAACTGCAAAGCTAGCCCGGCTTAACTCATCATCATCAGCAGAGCTACAAATGATCTCTATCCCAGGCATACCAAGAAGGTTTGATTATGAAGAGCTAGCAGCTGCTACTCAGAACTTCAAGACCCAGATTGGTCGTGGTGGCTTTGGTACTGTATACAAAGGTACTCTGACAGACCAAACTATTGTGGCGGTGAAGAAGATTACAAGTTCGGGAGTCCAAGGGAAGAAAGAATTTCTTACTGAGATTTCAATAATTGGGAAGATCCACCATGTCAATTTGGTTAGATTGACAGGTTTTTGTGCACGAGGGAGGCAGCGATTTCTTGTTCTTGAGTACATGAACAGAGGTTCATTGGATAGTACACTCTTCGGTAATGGTCCTGTTTTACAATGGCAAGAGAGAGTGGACATAGCACTTGGAACGGCAAGGGGACTTGCGTACTTGCACGGCGGGTGTGAGCACCGGATCATCCACTGTGATGTGAAGCCAGAGAACATTCTCCTGCATGGCAATTTACAAGTGAAAATCTCGGATTTTGGGATTTCGAAGCTGATAAGTCGTGAACAATCCACTATTTTTACTACAATGAGAGGAACTCGAGGTTATCTTGCACCAGAGTGGTTGACAAGTGCAGCAATTTCAAACAAGGTTGATGTTTATAGCTATGGAATGGTTTTACTGGAGATTGTAAGTGGAAGAAATAATTGCTCGTTACAAACATGCGGCCACATTACAGAAAATAATGACATTGAAGGTGGCCTATCCTCATACTCTTCAAGTTCAGAATTCAGACTATATTATTTCCCTCTAATTGCACTAGAAATGCATGAGCGAAGAAGGTATTTGGAGCTTGCAGACCCAAGGTTAGAGGGTGGAGTGGCAAACGAAGAGGTGGAGAAGCTAGTGCGGATTGCCTTGTGTTGTGTACACCAAGACCCAGCACTGAGGCCAACTATGGCTAACGTTGTTGGCATGTTGGAAGGTGAATTGCCTTTGGGTGAGCCGAGGGTTGAGTCACTAAATTTCTTGCGAGCCTATGGCCAGAGATTCACCGAGACAGCAACAATGGAAGGGCCTTCTTCTAATGTTGCTACAATTGCTACATACAACTCATTGTCTTACATCTCTTCACAACAGATCTCAGGTCTTAGGTAG
- the LOC115964945 gene encoding uncharacterized protein LOC115964945, whose translation MQMMKEKMNMMMNTMRGQVSIDLDELLQRTDSPFIVQVTFFPLLANFQMPLVEAYDGSRDSLDHLKSFKTLMHLQGVPDEIMCRAFPTTLKGLVRVWLSKIAPNIITTFKELSGHFITHFIGGQRYKRSSASLLNIKQWDDESLRLYVTCFNKEALLIDEADDEVLVITFTNRLQSGEFLFSIYKNDPIMMADMLYKAIKYMNAEDAMIAQGGRPKKRERQKDHRQDRGRKSAWTNDRSDDKRSKPPLGRTVNFTPLNTPLDQVLMHIRNDAALT comes from the coding sequence atgcaaatgatgaaGGAGAAGATGAACATGATGATGAACACCATGAGGGGACAAGTTTCCATCGATCTGGATGAGCTACTACAACGGACTGACTCACCCTTCATAGTGCAGGTAACTTTTTTCCCTCTTCTAGCCAACTTTCAGATGCCATTGGTGGAAGCATATGATGGGTCACGGGACTCGCTCGATCATCTGAAGTCATTCAAGACTCTTATGCACTTACAAGGAGTTCCAGATGAGATCATGTGCAGGGCATTCCCCACTACCCTTAAGGGACTAGTAAGGGTGTGGCTTAGCAAGATAGCCCCTAACATTATCACTACCTTCAAGGAATTGAGTGGACACTTCATCACccacttcatcggaggacagAGGTACAAAAGGTCCTCGGCAAGCTTGTTGAACATCAAGCAATGGGACGATGAAAGCTTGAGATTATATGTGACTTGTTTCAACAAGGAAGCCCTTTTGATCGATGAGGCCGACGACGAAGTCTTAGTCATCACATTCACTAACAGGCTCCAATCAGGAGAATTCCTTTTCTCCATCTACAAGAACGACCCAATAATGATGGCCGACATGTTATACAAAGCTATTAAGTACATGAATGCAGAGGATGCCATGATTGCCCAAGGGGGTAGGCCGAAGAAGAGGGAAAGGCAAAAGGATCACCGTCAAGACAGAGGAAGGAAGTCAGCCTGGACGAATGACCGAAGTGACGATAAGAGATCAAAACCTCCGTTGGGGAGGACGGTCAACTTCACACCACTGAACACCCCGCTTGACCAAGTCCTCATGCATATAAGGAATGATGCGGCGTTGACCTGA